The proteins below are encoded in one region of Elusimicrobiota bacterium:
- a CDS encoding glycosyltransferase: SDLFILTSDIEGFANVIIEAMVCSLPIIATDCPSGPSEILENGKCGILVQRGDYITLANEILHVLQNEEFNKELRNNASIRVRDFEYGKVFKEFNNFMTNI; encoded by the coding sequence TATCGGACCTTTTTATCCTTACTTCAGATATTGAAGGTTTTGCCAATGTGATAATTGAAGCTATGGTTTGCAGTTTACCAATAATTGCTACAGATTGTCCAAGTGGTCCATCAGAAATTCTTGAAAATGGGAAATGTGGGATTTTGGTTCAAAGAGGGGATTATATAACTCTCGCCAATGAAATCTTGCATGTTCTTCAGAACGAAGAATTTAATAAAGAATTAAGAAATAATGCTTCAATAAGAGTAAGAGATTTTGAGTATGGAAAAGTGTTTAAAGAGTTTAACAATTTCATGACAAACATTTAG